From a region of the Drosophila virilis strain 15010-1051.87 chromosome 3, Dvir_AGI_RSII-ME, whole genome shotgun sequence genome:
- the Ddx1 gene encoding ATP-dependent RNA helicase Ddx1, producing MTAFEEFGVLPELGKATDELDWTLPTDVQAEAIPLILGGGDVLMAAETGSGKTGAFCLPILQIVWETIRDLQAGKSSKTGNGTAGAAAPWTMSFFDRNNALAVTPDGLRCQSREFKEWHGCRATTGVYGKAKFYYEATVTDEGLCRVGWSTQMANLDLGTCRYGFGFGGTGKKSNNRQFDDYGDAFGKADVVGCMLDLQRLEVSFTKNGTSLGVAFKIPENLRNDTFYPAVVLKNAEMLFNFGKTDFKYPPGNGYIAVCQAGPEHSTANPLASPAANTAASKPAPNAPQAIIIEPSRELAEQTFNQIEKFKVHLSNPEVRPLLLIGGVRLEEQKAELQKGIHIVVGTPGRLEELINSGFVQLTHCRFFVLDEADALLKQGYTDLIERLHKQIPKITSDGCRLQMIVCSATLHAFEVKKMAERLMHFPTWVDLKGEDAVPETVHHVVCMVDPHTDSSWQQLRQPIHTDGVHDHDNVHPTNQSPETFSQAVKLLKGEYCIRAIDQHKMDRAIIFCRTKQDCDNLEQHLSQRGGQRYSCVCLHGDRKPQERKQNLEMFKRQQVKFLICTDVAARGLDITGLPFMINITLPDDKSNYVHRIGRVGRAERMGLAISLVSTVPEKVWYHGEWCKTRGRNCHNTNLTDVRGCCIWYNELNLLAEVEDHLNITIQQVDKSLDVPVNDFDGKVVYGQKNLNMGTGYEDHVEQLGPTVRKLTDLELQSQSLFLKRLKV from the exons ATGACTGCATTTGAAG AGTTTGGTGTGCTGCCAGAACTGGGCAAAGCGACCGATGAATTAGACTGGAC TTTACCCACTGACGTGCAGGCAGAGGCCATTCCACTTATACTGGGCGGGGGCGATGTTTTAATGGCTGCTGAAACAGGCTCGGGCAAGACGGGCGCCTTCTGTTTGCCCATTCTTCAAATTGTGTGGGAAACAATTCGCGATTTGCAAGCGGGTAAGTCGAGTAAAACTGGCAACGGGACAGCGGGAGCTGCAGCCCCTTGGACTATGTCCTTTTTCGATCGAAATAATGCACTGGCCGTAACTCCGGATGGCTTGCGCTGCCAATCTCGCGAATTTAAGGAATGGCACGGCTGTCGGGCCACCACTGGCGTCTATGGCAAAGCAAAATTCTATTACGAAGCGACAGTTACCGACGAGGGCTTGTGCCGTGTGGGCTGGTCTACGCAGATGGCCAATTTGGATTTGGGCACATGTCGGtatggctttggctttggtgGTACTGGCAAAAAGTCAAACAATCGTCAATTTGATGATTATGGAGATGCCTTTGGCAAGGCAGATGTGGTCGGCTGCATGCTAGACTTACAACGACTTGAGGTCAGCTTCACCAAGAACGGCACGTCCTTGGGTGTGGCATTTAAAATACCCGAAAATCTTCGCAATGATACCTTCTATCCAGCTGTTGTACTGAAAAATGCCGAGATGTTGTTTAACTTCGGCAAAACAGATTTTAAGTATCCACCAGGCAATGGTTATATAGCCGTATGTCAGGCGGGTCCTGAACACAGCACAGCCAATCCACTGGCAAGCCCCGCAGCCAATACGGCTGCAAGTAAACCAGCGCCAAATGCGCCACAGGCCATCATTATTGAACCCAGTCGCGAGTTGGCGGAGCAGACCTTCAATCAGATAGAGAAATTTAAGGTGCATCTAAGCAATCCCGAAGTACGCCCGCTGCTGCTCATTGGCGGCGTTCGTCTGGAGGAGCAAAAAGCGGAACTGCAGAAAGGAATACACATTGTGGTAGGAACGCCCGGTCGCCTAGAGGAGCTTATCAATAGCGGCTTTGTGCAGCTTACCCACTGTCGTTTCTTTGTGCTGGACGAGGCGGATGCGCTGCTTAAACAGGGCTATACGGACCTTATTGAGCGGCTGCACAAGCAAATACCAAAGATAACTAGTGATGGCTGCCGCCTGCAGATGATTGTCTGCTCGGCCACCTTGCATGCGTTCGAAGTGAAGAAGATGGCCGAACGCTTGATGCACTTTCCCACCTGGGTGGATCTTAAGGGCGAGGATGCTGTCCCTGAGACAGTGCATCATGTAGTGTGCATGGTCGACCCACATACAGACAGTAGCTGGCAGCAACTCCGTCAGCCAATACACACTGATGGTGTACACGATCACGATAATGTGCATCCCACAAACCAATCTCCAGAGACGTTTTCGCAGGCTGTTAAGCTTCTCAAGGGCGAGTACTGCATTCGGGCCATTGATCAGCATAAAATGGATCGCGCCATCATCTTCTGCCGCACCAAACAAGACTGCGACAATTTGGAACAGCATCTAAGCCAGCGTGGAGGTCAACGATACTCGTGCGTTTGCCTGCATGGTGATCGCAAGCCACAAGAGCGCAAACAGAATCTGGAAATGTTCAAGCGCCAGCAAGTCAAGTTTCTCATCTGCACAGATGTAGCCGCACGCGGACTGGACATCACGGGATTGCCATTCA TGATCAATATAACACTGCCGGACGATAAATCCAACTATGTCCACCGGATTGGCCGCGTAGGTCGCGCCGAGCGTATGGGCCTTGCAATTAGTCTGGTGTCTACGGTGCCAGAGAAGGTATGGTACCATGGCGAGTGGTGCAAGACTCGTGGACGCAACTGTCATAACACAAATTTAACCGATGTGCGTGGCTGTTGCATCTGGTACAATGAACTAAATTTGCTGGCCGAGGTGGAAGACCACCTGAACATAACCATTCAGCAGGTGGACAAGTCTTTGGATGTGCCGGTCAATGATTTCGATGGCAAGGTGGTCTACGGCCAGAAGAATCTCAACATGGGCACAGGCTACGAGGATCATGTGGAGCAGTTAGGGCCAACAGTGCGAAAACTAACTGATTTGGAATTGCAATCACAATCTTTATTCTTGAAACGCTTAAAAGTCTAA
- the JMJD7 gene encoding bifunctional peptidase and (3S)-lysyl hydroxylase Jmjd7, with the protein MAQTQIETAIKLLLQEAEELCIGGQISELQQMPSALEFARDYYARNAPVVIRQAVAHWPAVQKWSPDYLQTALNDKVVDVAVTPNGYADGLATQAGKEYFVLPLETQMPLSELLQRLDDPMGAVHYIQKQNSNFSLDFPELAGDIVSSDLNFAAQCFNKPPDAVNFWLGDERAITSMHKDPYENLYCVISGYKDFILLPPHQLCCVPRRSYPTGIYKRKSCGQFFIEPLIDNGEVQQTEWVSIDPLAPDLGTYPQYAKARPLRVRVHAGDVLYLPNYWFHHVRQSHKCIAVNFWYDMEYDSRYCYYRMLEQLTKKSDELK; encoded by the coding sequence ATGGCTCAGACTCAAATTGAAACAGCCATAAAACTGCTGCTCCAGGAAGCCGAAGAGCTATGCATTGGTGGACAAATATCGGAGCTGCAGCAGATGCCCAGCGCATTGGAGTTTGCACGCGACTACTATGCCAGAAATGCACCCGTAGTCATACGCCAGGCAGTGGCCCATTGGCCTGCAGTCCAGAAGTGGTCGCCGGACTATTTGCAGACTGCACTGAATGACAAGGTTGTGGATGTGGCTGTCACGCCCAATGGTTATGCTGACGGTCTTGCCACCCAGGCTGGCAAGGAGTATTTTGTGCTACCGCTGGAAACACAAATGCCATTATCTGAGCTATTGCAGCGCCTGGATGACCCCATGGGTGCCGTGCACTACATACAAAAGCAAAATTCCAACTTCAGCCTAGACTTTCCGGAACTAGCCGGCGATATTGTGTCCAGTGATTTGAACTTTGCAGCACAGTGCTTTAATAAGCCCCCTGATGCCGTCAACTTTTGGCTGGGCGACGAGCGTGCCATTACCTCCATGCATAAGGATCCCTATGAGAACTTGTACTGCGTTATTTCGGGCTACAAAGATTTCATATTGTTACCACCGCACCAGCTCTGCTGTGTACCACGTCGCAGTTATCCAACTGGCATCTACAAGCGCAAATCATGTGGCCAGTTTTTTATAGAGCCCTTAATTGATAATGGCGAAGTACAACAGACTGAATGGGTCAGCATTGATCCATTGGCACCTGACCTCGGCACATACCCACAATATGCGAAAGCGCGTCCTTTGCGTGTACGCGTTCATGCAGGCGACGTGCTCTATCTGCCCAACTATTGGTTCCACCACGTACGGCAGAGTCACAAGTGCATTGCTGTGAATTTTTGGTATGATATGGAATACGACAGTCGCTATTGTTACTATCGTATGCTGGAGCAGCTCACAAAGAAATCAGATGAACTAAAATAG
- the LOC6622142 gene encoding GSK3-beta interaction protein, which translates to MQEVDEQEFNCIDEANAIINDVKAHVAEIAISSKLVSSATQIYLNIRTIESATCCVEVTNRGFKIVSSQYDTIDEDKALRSEVLENGDVEPAEEEIFETPYALLDKISPRYVESFGNKLCQQLRQLQQMRTEFHEEDEEEEEEEDE; encoded by the coding sequence ATGCAGGAGGTTGACGAGCAGGAGTTCAACTGCATTGACGAGGCGAATGCCATCATAAACGATGTCAAGGCGCATGTGGCTGAAATAGCAATATCGTCCAAGCTGGTCAGCAGTGCCACGCAGATTTATCTTAACATTCGCACCATAGAGAGTGCCACCTGCTGCGTAGAAGTGACTAATCGAGGATTTAAAATAGTCTCCTCACAATACGACACCATCGATGAAGACAAGGCACTAAGGTCGGAAGTGTTGGAGAATGGCGACGTGGAGCCGGCCGAGGAGGAGATATTTGAGACGCCCTATGCACTGCTAGACAAGATTAGTCCACGCTATGTGGAATCTTTTGGCAATAAGCTGTGTCAGCAGCTGCGGCAACTACAGCAAATGCGCACTGAATTCCATGAAGAGGacgaagaggaggaggaggaggaggacgaGTAA
- the Rich gene encoding guanine nucleotide exchange factor subunit Rich: MYFPLGWPKRVSLALPGEATHIRHISCDAVKILVAAVDSDILGIWYANPLLPIAYYRRSAESLQEFGSNQLIIWKPDSRQLAVLTDAGALLLYQLDFDANGSGILMQVDPPALSLKRDSAELFIKENIPRLSLREVRCLKLDAVISTVCCISLSELLLATETCELLRLQWSQLETVTEELKPLAVIKLRDIPFYVQQQQQQPAKYLPTMGNSAFVACLEYSPFIGGCAAVFSDQRAAFLVADHLRFETAHMHGCWVPDVADASVCSVNHKFRLLAYGQQSSAVAVYAIDDATAGLEYSHRLVLTENVPPGSLGAVNELKWSPDGCVLAVSWANGGLSLWSTFGSLLMSTLSWDFGLHVDLVKHNPLQLRRLEWSTEGYHLFMTCREGEDNVLQLQFVKSALSMNPCMSAHSHILLQGDDCLYINQGDNLEQTYGNAKCTFPSSSAGQNDDCLELKQSPNMGSILTESKYWTLLQLPLNYAATNWPIRYAAIDAAGLHVAVAGRTGLAHYSMLSKKWKLFGNESQEKDFVVSGGLLWWQGFIVMGCYSLLDRTDELRCYPAECKLDNQYGHKLQVRAPVISLNVFRDQLIVLTADGIVSLFHMYRQSAYIINIDCAYELDVKSICIHPACIVSLTVTNLRNELKPQQQQAEAETIVVNVCGRVLMIQRDEAAQQVPNTLLATCLASCVECFWLSHNLEHCAMRDCLWLYSGAHGMRVWLPILQQRSEQSGPQRLHSFMSKRIMLSFPLKLYPLVILFDNVIVLGVENESALYTNEANSHFALPFAIMERKSQVYLHKVLRQLIKRNLGYSAWEIAQSCRSLPYFPHALELLLHEVLEEEASSKLPIPDAQLPSILDFIREFPVYLQTIVQCARKTEIALWPYLFSMAGKPKELFHLCLQAEQLETAASYLIIIQNLEPSSVSKQHANMLLDIALNQRKWELAKDLIRFLKAIDPNEIDSPRCSMVLNVKIAPPQPQTQAQVNPNADAFNLVLGPIATRERSYSTTVTSNLPKDNKQQSMAASVERSEAASGGGAGSNTGAATVIRRRSTKERQQREIFCIDLILQRHARQLLQQHKLLDLGYMGAYLDFHLVSWLTQESTGAARLDNFAAALQALHSELQLPSPFPAAGRDDFAQLRSTNRQGAGGAGGSSSQTSESGYFSLAAQLESPQLQPCIKEQEELQHSSLPVMKNRSNSQLSFDNFRYRRLYSLPASEDDNSDVVASYLNDKLAIKMRYLLQLFIEANCTDYALMLSILLQDAASISRIVNVVIRSESVGACRRIEAALKQLSQCTFDNGGSMYRGFVMTLQPHIYLLEQYIQSLGETPVHDSIDDGNELGGDSSSGLESDALDGSNNNFVPKCQQMPNGNQRSSEQRLTRHASLESKSKSNGNPTNTSSTQSTPTQHAQRRASREGPRDGCGIM, translated from the coding sequence ATGTACTTTCCTTTGGGCTGGCCCAAGCGCGTCAGCTTGGCGCTGCCTGGCGAAGCGACTCACATACGTCACATAAGCTGTGATGCTGTCAAAATACTCGTCGCCGCCGTTGACTCGGATATTCTGGGGATTTGGTATGCGAACCCTCTGCTGCCCATTGCTTACTATCGGCGCAGCGCCGAATCTCTGCAGGAGTTTGGCAGCAATCAATTGATCATATGGAAGCCTGACTCCAGACAACTGGCCGTGTTAACTGACGCCGGCGCATTGCTGTTGTATCAATTGGACTTTGATGCCAATGGTAGTGGGATACTAATGCAGGTAGATCCGCCTGCATTGAGTCTGAAAAGAGATTCAGCTGAGCTGTTCATCAAGGAAAACATTCCCCGCCTGAGTCTGCGCGAGGTGCGTTGCTTAAAGCTAGACGCTGTCATCTCCACCGTGTGCTGCATCAGTCTGAGTGAGCTGCTTTTGGCTACGGAAACATGTGAGCTACTGCGTCTGCAGTGGTCACAGCTGGAAACAGTAACAGAGGAGCTAAAACCGTTGGCTGTCATTAAACTCCGCGACATTCCGTTCTatgtgcagcaacagcagcagcaacctgCTAAATATTTACCGACCATGGGTAACTCGGCCTTTGTGGCTTGTCTGGAGTATTCACCCTTTATTGGCGGCTGTGCGGCCGTATTCAGTGACCAGCGTGCGGCGTTTCTGGTAGCGGATCATCTGCGTTTCGAGACGGCACACATGCACGGCTGCTGGGTGCCAGATGTTGCGGATGCTAGTGTCTGCAGCGTGAACCATAAGTTTCGACTGTTGGCCTACGGACAGCAGAGCTCAGCGGTGGCTGTGTACGCAATAGACGATGCTACGGCCGGCTTGGAGTACTCACACAGACTCGTGTTGACGGAGAATGTGCCGCCTGGCAGTTTGGGCGCTGTTAACGAGCTCAAGTGGAGTCCTGATGGTTGTGTGCTTGCTGTGAGCTGGGCGAATGGCGGCTTGTCACTGTGGAGCACCTTTGGCTCACTTCTGATGTCTACCTTGAGCTGGGACTTTGGACTACATGTGGACTTGGTTAAGCATAATCCGTTGCAGCTGCGTCGCTTGGAATGGTCCACCGAGGGCTATCACCTGTTTATGACCTGTCGCGAGGGCGAGGACAATGTTCTCCAGTTGCAGTTCGTGAAGAGCGCCTTGAGCATGAATCCCTGCATGAGCGCACATTCGCATATTCTGCTTCAAGGCGACGATTGCTTGTACATCAATCAGGGAGATAATTTGGAGCAGACCTATGGCAATGCCAAGTGCACATTTCCCAGCAGCTCAGCTGGCCAGAACGACGACTGTCTGGAACTCAAGCAGAGCCCGAATATGGGCAGCATTTTAACGGAAAGTAAATACTggacgctgctgcagctgcctctCAATTACGCAGCAACCAATTGGCCAATACGCTATGCAGCCATAGACGCAGCTGGCTTACATGTCGCCGTAGCGGGACGCACCGGATTGGCACACTATTCGATGCTCAGCAAGAAGTGGAAGCTGTTTGGCAACGAGTCGCAGGAGAAGGACTTTGTGGTATCCGGTGGCCTTCTCTGGTGGCAGGGCTTCATTGTCATGGGCTGCTATTCTCTGCTGGATCGCACGGATGAGTTGCGCTGCTATCCCGCCGAATGCAAGCTGGATAATCAGTACGGACACAAGTTACAGGTGCGCGCCCCTGTCATCAGCCTGAATGTGTTCAGGGATCAATTGATTGTGCTCACGGCTGACGGCATAGTCAGCCTCTTCCATATGTACAGACAGTCGGCGTATATCATAAACATCGATTGCGCCTATGAGCTAGACGTAAAGAGCATTTGCATACATCCTGCTTGCATTGTAAGCCTCACAGTTACCAATCTCAGGAACGAGCTgaagccacagcagcagcaggctgaGGCAGAGACGATTGTGGTCAATGTTTGTGGACGCGTTCTGATGATCCAAAGGGATGAGGCGGCACAACAGGTGCCCAATACGCTGCTTGCCACCTGTTTGGCCAGCTGTGTGGAATGCTTCTGGCTCTCCCACAATCTGGAGCACTGTGCGATGCGCGATTGCCTCTGGCTGTACTCTGGTGCGCACGGCATGCGCGTCTGGCTGCCCATTTTGCAGCAGCGCTCGGAGCAGAGCGGCCCACAGCGTCTGCACAGTTTCATGTCCAAACGCATAATGCTTAGCTTTCCGCTAAAGCTCTACCCGCTGGTCATACTCTTCGACAATGTGATTGTTTTGGGCGTGGAGAACGAGAGCGCTTTGTACACGAATGAGGCGAACTCGCATTTTGCCTTACCTTTTGCTATAATGGAACGCAAATCGCAGGTGTATCTGCACAAGGTGCTCAGGCAGTTAATCAAACGCAACCTGGGCTATTCGGCCTGGGAGATTGCGCAGTCTTGCCGTAGTCTGCCCTACTTTCCGCATGCCCTGGAACTGCTGCTCCATGAAGTGCTGGAGGAGGAGGCTAGCAGCAAACTACCCATACCTGATGCACAGTTGCCCAGCATCTTGGATTTTATACGCGAATTTCCTGTCTATCTACAGACAATTGTGCAATGTGCGCGTAAAACAGAAATTGCACTCTGGCCCTATCTGTTCAGCATGGCGGGCAAGCCCAAGGAGTTGTTCCATTTGTGCCTGCAGGCGGAGCAGCTGGAAACGGCGGCCAGTTATTTAATCATTATACAGAATCTTGAGCCCTCCTCAGTGAGCAAACAGCATGCAAATATGCTGCTGGATATCGCATTGAATCAACGAAAATGGGAGCTTGCCAAGGATCTTATACGCTTCCTTAAAGCCATTGATCCGAATGAGATTGATTCGCCGCGTTGCTCCATGGTATTGAATGTGAAAATCGCGCCACCTCAGCCACAGACCCAAGCGCAGGTCAATCCAAATGCGGATGCCTTCAACTTGGTGCTTGGACCCATTGCGACGCGGGAGCGCAGCTATTCCACCACAGTCACCAGCAACTTGCCCAAGGACAACAAACAGCAGAGCATGGCCGCATCTGTGGAGCGTAGCGAGGCggccagcggcggcggcgctggcAGCAACACCGGCGCAGCGACTGTTATCCGTCGAAGATCCACCAAGGAGCGGCAACAGCGTGAAATCTTTTGCATCGATCTTATACTGCAGCGGCATgcgcggcagctgctgcagcagcataaGCTGCTGGACCTGGGCTATATGGGCGCCTATCTGGACTTCCATCTGGTCAGCTGGCTTACGCAGGAGTCCACAGGTGCCGCCAGGCTGGATAATTTTGCAGCGGCACTGCAAGCGTTACACTCCGAGCTGCAGTTGCCCAGTCCGTTTCCGGCTGCGGGGCGTGATGATTTTGCGCAGCTCCGCAGCACGAATCGGCAGGGGGCCGGCGGAGCTGGTGGCTCATCATCGCAAACTTCAGAGTCGGGCTACTTTAGTCTGGCCGCGCAGCTGGAGTCGCCGCAGTTGCAGCCCTGCATCAAGGAGCAGGAGGAGCTGCAGCACAGTTCTCTGCCCGTTATGAAGAATCGTTCCAATTCACAGCTATCGTTTGATAACTTTCGCTATCGACGCCTCTACTCGCTACCCGCCTCGGAGGATGACAACAGCGATGTGGTGGCCAGCTATCTAAACGACAAGTTGGCCATTAAGATGCGCTATTTGCTGCAGCTATTCATCGAGGCCAATTGCACGGACTATGCGCTCATGCTGTCTATATTGCTGCAGGATGCGGCCTCCATATCGCGCATTGTCAATGTTGTCATACGCAGCGAGTCCGTGGGCGCTTGCAGACGCATTGAGGCCGCCCTCAAGCAACTCAGCCAGTGCACATTCGACAACGGCGGCTCCATGTATCGGGGCTTTGTGATGACCCTGCAGCCGCACATTTACCTGCTGGAACAGTACATCCAATCGCTGGGTGAGACGCCGGTGCACGATAGCATTGACGATGGTAATGAATTGGGCGGCGATTCGTCGTCTGGCCTGGAGAGCGATGCTTTGGATGGATCGAACAATAACTTTGTGCCAAAATGCcagcaaatgccaaatggcAATCAGCGGTCGTCAGAGCAGCGTCTGACGCGGCATGCCAGCCTCGAATCCAAATCAAAATCCAATGGCAATCCGACGAATACTTCCTCAACGCAGTCCACGCCCACACAGCACGCGCAGCGGCGTGCCAGTCGAGAGGGTCCGCGGGATGGCTGTGGGATCATGTAA